Proteins encoded together in one Hymenobacter monticola window:
- the hemW gene encoding radical SAM family heme chaperone HemW, giving the protein MAGLYLHIPFCKQACHYCDFHFSTSLGLKSRLVEAIVRELELRRDYLGSQATLETIYFGGGTPSLLTAEELDQIFTAIYRQFAVAPQAEITLEANPDDLSAAKLQEMAAAGVNRLSIGLQSFYEPHLRLMNRAHTAEESTTAVRRAQDAGFENISIDLIYGVPAPGHHIWDADLANAFALGVPHVSAYALTVEPGTAFGHRLQKGTFKAAPDEFVATQFEMLLAAMRAHGYEQYEISNFCQPGRESRHNGNYWRGVPYLGLGPSAHSYDGQNRQFTLANNPQYVAAVLERGEVPVTLDRLTATDRANEYLLTTLRTARGCDLAHLRTHLGFDVQAAHAAYLAELQANGWARIRNEVLTLTDAGKLLADHITLELFQPPAVAE; this is encoded by the coding sequence ATGGCCGGCCTCTACCTTCACATTCCCTTCTGCAAGCAAGCTTGCCACTACTGCGACTTTCACTTCAGCACTTCGCTGGGGCTGAAAAGCCGCCTCGTGGAAGCCATTGTGCGGGAGCTGGAGCTGCGCCGCGACTACCTGGGCTCGCAGGCAACGCTGGAAACCATTTACTTCGGTGGCGGCACTCCCTCCCTGCTCACGGCCGAAGAGCTAGATCAGATTTTCACGGCCATCTACCGACAATTCGCTGTGGCTCCGCAGGCCGAGATTACCCTCGAAGCCAACCCCGACGACCTCAGCGCCGCCAAGCTGCAGGAAATGGCCGCGGCCGGCGTCAACCGGCTCAGCATTGGCCTGCAAAGCTTCTACGAGCCGCACCTGCGACTGATGAACCGCGCCCACACCGCCGAGGAGTCGACCACGGCCGTGCGCCGCGCCCAGGACGCAGGCTTTGAGAACATTTCCATCGACCTGATTTACGGTGTGCCCGCGCCGGGCCACCACATCTGGGACGCTGATTTGGCCAACGCCTTTGCGCTGGGTGTGCCGCACGTGTCGGCCTACGCCCTGACGGTGGAGCCGGGCACCGCCTTCGGCCACCGGCTGCAGAAGGGCACCTTCAAGGCCGCGCCCGATGAGTTCGTGGCCACGCAGTTCGAAATGCTGCTGGCGGCCATGCGCGCCCACGGCTACGAGCAATACGAAATCAGCAACTTCTGCCAGCCCGGCCGCGAAAGCCGCCACAACGGCAACTACTGGCGTGGGGTGCCCTACCTCGGCCTGGGGCCCAGCGCCCACAGCTACGACGGCCAAAACCGCCAGTTCACCCTCGCCAACAACCCGCAGTACGTGGCGGCTGTGCTGGAGCGCGGCGAAGTGCCCGTGACGCTGGACCGGCTCACGGCCACCGACCGGGCCAACGAGTACCTGCTCACCACCCTGCGCACCGCCCGCGGCTGCGACCTGGCCCACCTGCGCACCCACCTCGGCTTCGATGTGCAGGCCGCCCACGCCGCCTACCTGGCCGAGCTGCAGGCCAACGGCTGGGCGCGCATCCGAAACGAAGTGCTTACTTTGACCGACGCGGGCAAGCTCCTGGCCGACCACATCACGCTGGAGCTGTTTCAACCCCCCGCCGTAGCCGAATGA
- a CDS encoding alpha/beta hydrolase yields MLAAPPVFYLIPGLGADERVFQFLQLCGEVHVLRWLAPQTPAEPLPHYAARLAAAVPTGQPCWLVGVSFGGVLAQEVAALRPLARVVLISSFVSPRELPWVGRLARTTGLHRLVPAQLLPLLPRVAQWFFGARNGGEYRLLRQILRDTDPAFTRWAIAQLLQWPGRPWLPIVRIHGTTDRLLPAGAALSQHALPGGHLIIINQAAEISHILNELAENLNGRHAERSGKDASLHSA; encoded by the coding sequence ATGCTGGCCGCGCCGCCCGTCTTCTACCTCATCCCCGGCCTCGGCGCCGACGAGCGGGTGTTTCAGTTTCTGCAGCTGTGCGGCGAAGTGCACGTGCTGCGCTGGCTGGCGCCTCAAACGCCCGCCGAGCCGTTGCCGCACTACGCGGCCCGGCTGGCGGCGGCCGTGCCCACGGGGCAGCCTTGCTGGCTAGTGGGCGTGTCGTTTGGCGGCGTGCTGGCGCAGGAGGTAGCGGCTTTGCGGCCCCTGGCCCGGGTGGTGCTCATTTCCAGCTTCGTAAGCCCGCGTGAATTGCCGTGGGTTGGTCGGCTGGCCCGCACCACCGGCCTTCATCGGCTGGTGCCTGCCCAGCTGCTGCCGCTGCTGCCCCGCGTGGCGCAGTGGTTCTTTGGGGCCCGCAATGGCGGCGAATACCGCCTGCTTCGGCAAATCCTGCGCGATACGGACCCCGCTTTCACCCGCTGGGCCATTGCGCAGCTCCTGCAGTGGCCGGGCCGACCGTGGCTTCCCATCGTCCGCATCCACGGCACCACCGACCGGTTGCTGCCCGCCGGGGCCGCGCTCAGCCAGCATGCCTTGCCCGGTGGCCACCTCATTATCATTAACCAAGCTGCGGAAATCAGCCATATTTTGAATGAGTTGGCTGAAAATTTAAACGGTCGTCATGCCGAGCGTAGCGGGAAAGATGCTTCGCTACACTCGGCGTGA
- a CDS encoding cyclase family protein produces the protein MLPNYPYAGRTYSFDPAAPIDISLPLAPGPGQVNCFWAEPVQFDTIRVGSFVGSVAQGGSTNYQRVHLTPHGNGTHTECYGHISPDPDVTLNQCLRRFLWVARLVSVAPRPQPNGDLVVMLADLQAALANQPDRAIPEALVLRTLPNDPAKRTRQYSGTNPTYIEPALAEWLVEHNVQHFLLDLPSVDREEDAGQLLAHHAFWQYPAQPRYSATITELIFVPDAVADGLYLLNLQITSLELDASPSKPVLYALIGITAS, from the coding sequence ATGCTTCCCAATTACCCCTACGCCGGCCGCACCTACAGCTTCGACCCCGCGGCGCCCATTGACATTTCCCTGCCGCTGGCGCCCGGCCCGGGCCAGGTGAACTGCTTCTGGGCCGAGCCGGTGCAGTTTGATACCATTCGGGTGGGAAGCTTCGTGGGCAGCGTGGCGCAGGGCGGCAGCACCAACTACCAGCGTGTGCACCTCACACCCCACGGCAACGGCACCCACACCGAGTGCTACGGCCACATCTCGCCCGACCCGGACGTGACGCTCAACCAGTGCCTGCGCCGCTTCCTGTGGGTGGCCCGGCTGGTGAGCGTGGCCCCGCGCCCCCAGCCCAACGGCGACCTAGTGGTAATGCTGGCCGACCTGCAAGCCGCTCTGGCCAACCAACCCGACCGCGCCATTCCCGAAGCCCTCGTGCTCCGCACCCTGCCCAACGACCCGGCCAAGCGCACCCGCCAGTATTCCGGCACCAACCCTACCTACATCGAGCCCGCCCTGGCCGAGTGGCTGGTGGAGCACAACGTCCAGCATTTCCTGCTCGACCTGCCCAGTGTCGACCGCGAGGAGGACGCGGGCCAGCTGCTGGCCCACCACGCCTTCTGGCAGTACCCCGCACAGCCGCGCTACTCCGCTACCATCACCGAGCTGATTTTCGTGCCCGACGCGGTGGCCGACGGCCTCTACCTGCTCAACCTACAGATTACCAGCCTGGAACTGGACGCCAGCCCCAGCAAACCCGTGCTTTATGCACTGATAGGCATTACAGCTTCCTGA
- the rpmA gene encoding 50S ribosomal protein L27: MAHKKGVGSSNNGRESHSKRLGIKIFGGQALVAGNIIVRQRGTKHHAGENVGMGKDHTLFALVDGEVSFKKGRKDRSFVTVIPREVVSVPA; encoded by the coding sequence ATGGCTCACAAGAAAGGTGTCGGCTCGTCCAACAACGGCCGCGAATCGCATTCCAAACGTCTCGGCATCAAGATTTTCGGGGGCCAGGCCCTCGTTGCCGGCAACATCATCGTGCGTCAGCGCGGCACCAAGCACCACGCCGGCGAGAACGTAGGCATGGGCAAGGACCACACGCTGTTCGCTCTCGTTGACGGCGAAGTGTCGTTCAAGAAAGGTCGCAAGGACCGTTCGTTCGTAACGGTTATCCCCCGCGAAGTCGTTTCGGTACCGGCTTAA
- the rplU gene encoding 50S ribosomal protein L21, with translation MYAIVNIAGQQTKVEANKFVYAHKLAGNVGDTVTLGNALLTDDNGTITVGAPELNVAVTGTILAHVKGDKVLVFKKKRRKGYQKMNGHRQSFTKVMINSIG, from the coding sequence ATGTACGCAATTGTTAACATAGCTGGCCAGCAGACCAAGGTTGAGGCCAACAAATTCGTTTACGCTCACAAACTGGCCGGCAATGTTGGCGACACCGTAACGCTGGGCAACGCCCTGCTGACCGATGACAACGGCACCATCACCGTGGGCGCCCCCGAGTTGAACGTGGCCGTTACCGGCACCATCCTCGCCCACGTGAAGGGTGACAAAGTTCTCGTCTTCAAGAAGAAGCGCCGCAAGGGCTACCAGAAGATGAATGGCCACCGCCAGTCGTTCACCAAAGTAATGATTAACAGCATCGGTTAA
- a CDS encoding ribonucleoside-diphosphate reductase small subunit — MEPLLAENPNRFVLFPIQNDEVWQYYKKSQASFWTAEEIDLSQDQKDWNNLNDNEKHFIKHVLAFFAASDGIVNENLAVNFMQEVQMPEARCFYGFQIMMENIHSETYSLLIDTYIKDPKEKDYLFNALETVPAVQKKGEWALKWINSENFAERLIAFAAVEGIFFSGSFCSIFWLKKRGLMPGLTFSNELISRDEGLHCDFACLLYSYLQNKLDPARVQGIIRDAVTIEQEFVTDALPVSLIGMNAKSMSQYIEFVADRLLVALGCGKIYNATNPFDFMEMISVQGKTNFFEKRVAEYQKAGVMSERNDNVFSLDEDF; from the coding sequence ATGGAGCCGCTCCTTGCCGAAAACCCCAACCGCTTCGTGCTCTTCCCCATCCAGAACGATGAGGTGTGGCAGTACTACAAGAAGTCGCAGGCTTCGTTCTGGACCGCTGAAGAAATCGACCTCTCGCAGGACCAGAAAGACTGGAACAATCTCAACGACAACGAGAAACACTTCATCAAGCACGTGCTGGCCTTCTTTGCGGCCTCCGACGGCATTGTGAACGAGAACCTGGCCGTGAACTTCATGCAGGAAGTGCAGATGCCCGAGGCGCGCTGCTTCTACGGCTTCCAGATTATGATGGAAAACATTCACAGCGAGACGTATTCGCTGCTGATTGACACCTACATCAAAGACCCCAAGGAAAAGGACTACCTCTTCAATGCCCTCGAAACGGTGCCCGCCGTGCAGAAAAAGGGCGAGTGGGCGCTGAAATGGATTAACTCCGAGAACTTTGCCGAGCGCCTCATCGCCTTCGCGGCCGTAGAAGGCATCTTCTTCTCGGGTTCGTTCTGCAGCATCTTTTGGCTGAAGAAGCGCGGCCTGATGCCGGGCCTGACGTTCTCCAACGAGCTGATTTCGCGCGACGAAGGCCTGCACTGCGACTTCGCCTGCCTGCTCTACAGCTACCTGCAAAACAAACTCGACCCGGCCCGGGTACAGGGCATCATCCGCGACGCGGTGACCATTGAGCAGGAGTTCGTGACCGACGCGCTGCCAGTGAGCCTCATCGGCATGAACGCCAAGTCGATGTCGCAGTACATCGAGTTTGTGGCCGACCGCCTGCTGGTAGCCCTAGGCTGCGGCAAGATTTACAACGCCACCAACCCCTTCGATTTCATGGAGATGATTTCGGTGCAGGGCAAAACCAACTTCTTCGAGAAGCGCGTGGCCGAGTACCAGAAAGCCGGCGTGATGAGCGAGCGCAACGACAACGTGTTCTCGCTGGACGAGGATTTCTAG
- a CDS encoding YceI family protein translates to MAAVPAAHAQTAPAAAVPSASAAAKLPRYTSATGIITFFSSAPLEDIEALNSKVAGVFEMATGQLAFSMLMRDFQFKNTLMQEHFNENYAESEKYPRARFTGALVTMPDEATLRSGPQPVYVQGVLTIHGVKRKVRVPGTLHLRDNDLVVTSKFAVAPADYKIKIPALVRNNIAKSIDVSLIMTCQPTTAATASIAK, encoded by the coding sequence TTGGCGGCAGTTCCTGCTGCTCACGCCCAGACGGCTCCGGCTGCTGCTGTGCCCTCGGCGTCCGCCGCGGCCAAGCTGCCGCGCTACACTTCGGCTACCGGGATTATCACATTCTTTTCCTCGGCGCCGCTCGAAGACATTGAGGCGCTGAACTCCAAGGTGGCGGGCGTTTTTGAGATGGCGACCGGGCAGCTGGCTTTCTCCATGCTGATGCGCGACTTCCAGTTTAAGAACACGCTGATGCAGGAGCACTTCAACGAGAACTACGCCGAGAGCGAGAAGTACCCGCGGGCGCGCTTCACGGGCGCGCTGGTGACCATGCCCGACGAGGCGACGTTGCGCAGCGGCCCGCAGCCGGTGTACGTGCAAGGCGTGCTCACCATTCATGGGGTGAAGCGCAAGGTGCGGGTGCCGGGTACCCTGCACCTGCGCGACAACGACCTGGTAGTGACCTCAAAATTTGCCGTGGCCCCGGCCGACTACAAGATTAAAATCCCCGCCTTGGTGCGCAACAACATTGCCAAGAGCATCGATGTAAGCTTGATAATGACCTGCCAGCCCACCACGGCCGCCACGGCCAGCATTGCCAAGTAG
- a CDS encoding membrane-associated protein: MPTASASRLPLWLKLVVTAFVGVLVPVYYVNYGPTNFLYFCDVALLLCLISLWTEHARPASMAAVGILLPQVLWCADFLGELFGVHLVGLTSYMFDPNRSLFLRGLSFFHGWLPFLLLFLLQRLGYDRRALWSWTALGWGLCLVAFFLLPPAGAIMPDPKIPVNINYVFGFDDAKAQTWLPAPLYLLGWMATLLLVVYMPTHLLLRKVFAPALAVPAAPAAPAAVATPAHTPAYH, encoded by the coding sequence ATGCCTACTGCCTCCGCTTCCCGCCTGCCGCTTTGGCTCAAACTCGTGGTTACCGCTTTTGTCGGCGTGCTGGTGCCGGTGTACTACGTCAACTACGGCCCTACCAACTTCCTGTACTTCTGCGACGTGGCCCTGCTGCTCTGCCTCATCAGCCTCTGGACCGAGCACGCCCGGCCCGCATCAATGGCCGCCGTGGGCATCCTGCTGCCCCAGGTGCTGTGGTGCGCTGATTTTCTGGGCGAACTGTTCGGCGTGCACCTGGTGGGGCTCACGTCCTACATGTTCGACCCCAACCGCTCGTTGTTTCTGCGCGGGCTCTCTTTCTTCCACGGCTGGCTGCCCTTCCTGCTGCTGTTCCTGCTCCAGCGCCTGGGCTACGACCGCCGCGCCCTCTGGTCGTGGACGGCCCTGGGCTGGGGGCTGTGCCTAGTGGCCTTCTTCCTACTGCCCCCGGCCGGCGCCATCATGCCCGACCCCAAAATTCCCGTCAACATCAACTACGTGTTCGGTTTCGACGACGCTAAGGCCCAAACCTGGCTGCCCGCCCCGCTCTACCTACTGGGCTGGATGGCCACGCTGCTGCTCGTGGTGTACATGCCTACGCATCTGCTGCTGCGCAAGGTATTTGCGCCTGCCTTGGCAGTTCCAGCCGCACCGGCAGCTCCCGCCGCTGTTGCTACTCCGGCTCATACCCCGGCTTACCATTAG
- a CDS encoding ribonucleoside-diphosphate reductase subunit alpha, whose product MLVIKRDGRRESVKFDKVTARIEKLCYGLNQDFISPIEVAKKVIDGIYDGVSTVELDNLAAETAASLTTRHPDYAILAARIAVSNLHKVTSKSFSSTMKRLYTYEDPKNGDNASLLATDVWEVIHKNAATLDSAIIYDRDYNYDFFGFKTLERSYLLRLEGKVVERPQHMLMRVSVGIHKDDIDSVIKTYNLLSERWFTHATPTLFNAGTPKPQMSSCFLLTMKDDSIDGIYDTLKNCALISQSAGGIGLSVSNVRATGSYIKGTNGNSNGLVPMLKVFNDTARYVDQGGGKRKGAFAIYLEPWHADVFEFLDLKKNHGKEEMRARDLFYALWTPDLFMKRVEENGDWTLMCPHECPGLENSWGPEFEKLYMKYEREGRGRRTIKAQELWFAILESQTETGTPYMLFKDAANGKSNQQNLGTIKSSNLCTEIIEYTDADEIAVCNLASLALPRYLVTDAQGNTTFDHQKLYEVTYQATLNLNKVIDVNYYPVPETQKSNFRHRPIGLGVQGLADTFIALRMPFESDEASGLNKDIFETIYFAAMTASKDLAIKDGHYETFPGSPLSEGKFQFDLWGVTPDSGRWDWESLRAEVVKHGARNSLLVAPMPTASTAQILGNNESFEPYTSNIYVRRVLSGEFMVVNKHLLKDLVALGLWNDAMKQEIIAANGSVQGIARIPQHIKDLYKTVWEISQRRIIDQAADRGAYICQSQSLNLHVQNVNFGKLTSMHFHAWKRGLKTGMYYLRTKAAADAIKFTVEKQAAETLEPLALVEQNQSDMACSLDNPDACEACGS is encoded by the coding sequence ATGCTAGTAATTAAACGCGACGGTCGCCGCGAATCCGTGAAGTTTGACAAAGTCACGGCCCGTATCGAGAAGCTTTGCTACGGCTTGAATCAGGATTTCATCTCGCCCATCGAGGTGGCCAAAAAGGTGATTGACGGCATCTACGATGGCGTGAGCACCGTGGAACTGGACAACCTGGCCGCCGAGACGGCCGCCTCGCTCACCACCCGCCACCCCGACTACGCCATTCTGGCGGCCCGCATTGCGGTGAGCAACCTGCACAAGGTGACTTCCAAGTCCTTCAGTAGCACGATGAAGCGGTTGTATACGTATGAAGACCCCAAGAACGGCGACAATGCTTCGCTGCTGGCCACCGACGTGTGGGAGGTGATTCATAAGAATGCCGCTACGCTGGACTCGGCCATTATCTATGACCGGGACTACAACTACGACTTCTTCGGCTTTAAGACGCTGGAGCGGAGCTACCTGCTGCGCCTGGAGGGCAAGGTGGTGGAGCGGCCCCAGCACATGCTGATGCGCGTGTCGGTGGGCATCCACAAGGACGACATTGACTCGGTTATCAAGACCTACAACTTGCTGAGCGAGCGGTGGTTTACGCACGCCACGCCCACGCTGTTCAACGCGGGTACGCCGAAGCCGCAGATGTCGAGCTGCTTCCTGCTGACGATGAAGGACGACTCCATCGACGGCATTTACGACACGCTGAAGAACTGCGCGCTGATTTCGCAGAGCGCCGGCGGCATCGGCCTTTCGGTGAGCAATGTGCGGGCCACGGGCTCCTACATCAAGGGGACCAATGGCAACTCGAACGGGCTGGTGCCCATGCTGAAGGTGTTCAACGACACGGCCCGCTACGTGGACCAGGGCGGCGGCAAGCGCAAGGGCGCCTTCGCCATTTACCTGGAGCCCTGGCACGCGGATGTGTTCGAGTTCCTCGACCTGAAGAAGAACCACGGCAAGGAGGAAATGCGCGCCCGCGACTTGTTTTACGCGCTGTGGACGCCCGATTTGTTCATGAAGCGCGTGGAGGAAAACGGCGACTGGACGCTGATGTGCCCCCACGAGTGCCCCGGCCTGGAAAACTCCTGGGGCCCGGAGTTCGAGAAGCTCTACATGAAGTACGAGCGCGAGGGCCGCGGCCGCCGCACCATCAAGGCGCAGGAGCTGTGGTTTGCCATCCTGGAAAGCCAGACGGAGACGGGCACGCCCTACATGCTGTTTAAGGACGCGGCCAACGGCAAATCGAACCAGCAGAACCTGGGCACGATTAAGAGCTCGAACCTGTGCACCGAGATTATTGAGTACACCGACGCCGACGAAATTGCCGTGTGCAACTTGGCCTCGCTGGCGCTGCCCCGCTACCTGGTGACCGACGCGCAGGGCAACACCACCTTCGACCACCAGAAGCTGTACGAGGTGACCTACCAGGCCACCCTGAACCTGAACAAGGTGATTGACGTGAACTACTACCCGGTGCCTGAAACGCAGAAGTCGAACTTCCGCCACCGGCCCATCGGGCTGGGCGTGCAGGGCCTGGCCGATACGTTCATTGCCCTGCGCATGCCCTTCGAGAGCGACGAAGCCTCGGGCCTGAACAAGGACATCTTCGAAACCATCTACTTCGCGGCCATGACGGCCTCGAAGGACCTCGCCATCAAGGACGGGCACTACGAAACCTTCCCCGGCTCGCCCCTGAGCGAGGGCAAGTTCCAGTTCGACCTGTGGGGCGTGACGCCCGACTCGGGCCGCTGGGACTGGGAGAGCCTGCGCGCCGAAGTGGTGAAGCACGGGGCCCGCAACTCGTTGCTGGTGGCGCCCATGCCCACGGCCAGCACCGCCCAGATTCTGGGCAACAACGAGTCGTTTGAGCCCTACACGAGCAACATTTACGTGCGCCGCGTGCTCAGCGGCGAGTTTATGGTGGTGAACAAGCACCTGCTGAAGGACCTGGTGGCCCTGGGCCTGTGGAACGACGCCATGAAGCAGGAAATCATCGCGGCCAACGGCTCGGTACAGGGCATTGCCCGCATTCCGCAGCACATCAAGGACCTGTACAAGACGGTATGGGAGATTTCGCAGCGCCGCATCATCGACCAGGCCGCCGACCGCGGGGCCTACATCTGCCAGAGCCAGAGCCTGAACCTGCATGTGCAAAACGTGAACTTCGGCAAGCTCACCAGCATGCACTTCCACGCCTGGAAGCGCGGCCTGAAAACCGGCATGTACTACCTGCGCACCAAAGCCGCCGCCGACGCCATCAAGTTCACGGTGGAAAAGCAAGCCGCCGAAACCCTGGAGCCCCTGGCCCTGGTGGAGCAAAACCAGTCCGACATGGCCTGTTCCCTGGATAACCCGGACGCCTGCGAGGCGTGTGGGTCGTAA
- a CDS encoding abortive infection family protein, whose translation MIQKATDLRLVLTRYATGENIDKDPEVYLELRSEFWGDIFTRKLLPECVISCRLLADFWPYIKCKFKTYADRRDYIRQEFEPLMRYLEGERAYFHDDIIGDAVTKFDCDSVLHFWEKALERREADPDGAITAARSLAESVCKQILTERNVAFEDELSLPKLFKLTAQCLNMSAEQHDEAIFKQILGGLQSAIHGFATLRNALGDAHGKPGGGYKPLVRHAELAVNLAGTFASYLIQAHHETSLNSTSN comes from the coding sequence ATGATTCAGAAGGCAACAGACCTTCGCTTGGTCCTTACGCGTTACGCAACCGGAGAAAATATCGACAAAGACCCTGAAGTTTACCTTGAGTTAAGAAGTGAATTTTGGGGTGATATTTTCACAAGAAAGCTTCTCCCTGAGTGCGTAATATCTTGTCGACTGCTGGCCGATTTTTGGCCTTATATCAAGTGTAAGTTCAAAACTTACGCTGACAGACGTGATTATATCCGTCAGGAATTTGAGCCGCTAATGAGGTACTTGGAAGGGGAACGTGCCTACTTCCATGACGACATAATTGGAGATGCTGTAACCAAGTTTGATTGTGACTCGGTGCTTCATTTCTGGGAAAAAGCTTTGGAGCGTCGAGAGGCAGACCCTGATGGTGCTATAACTGCTGCTCGGTCTTTAGCCGAATCAGTTTGTAAGCAAATTCTCACCGAGAGAAATGTTGCTTTTGAAGATGAATTGTCGCTTCCGAAACTCTTTAAACTAACTGCCCAATGCTTAAACATGAGTGCTGAGCAGCACGACGAGGCTATTTTTAAGCAGATTCTTGGCGGTTTGCAGAGCGCAATTCATGGATTCGCTACTCTCCGAAATGCTTTAGGAGATGCTCATGGCAAGCCAGGAGGCGGTTACAAGCCACTGGTTAGACATGCTGAGTTAGCAGTCAACTTAGCTGGCACATTCGCAAGCTATTTGATACAGGCTCATCACGAAACCTCTTTGAATAGCACAAGCAACTAA
- a CDS encoding YbbC/YhhH family protein, producing the protein MDLFTNIRKVAGWQLVSALLIAGCNAGPREENQASKPAYDPNAGFVPTADVAKKIAEAVWAPIYGQEHIEEEKPFRAVLTNNEVWVVQGSLPKQYALGGTAYIEINKRDGRILKVIHGK; encoded by the coding sequence ATGGATTTGTTCACGAATATTCGCAAGGTGGCTGGGTGGCAACTTGTGTCGGCTTTACTGATAGCCGGCTGTAACGCAGGACCACGGGAAGAGAATCAAGCGTCGAAACCTGCCTATGACCCCAATGCTGGATTCGTGCCCACCGCTGATGTGGCAAAAAAGATAGCCGAAGCGGTATGGGCGCCCATCTATGGGCAAGAGCACATTGAGGAAGAGAAACCGTTCCGCGCTGTGCTAACGAACAACGAAGTATGGGTTGTACAGGGCTCCTTGCCCAAGCAGTATGCCCTCGGTGGAACCGCTTACATAGAAATCAATAAACGGGACGGTCGAATCTTAAAAGTGATTCACGGGAAGTAA
- a CDS encoding SUKH-3 domain-containing protein: protein MYNFSPSTLAYLTQAGWKVERKVWTVKYRAFLSGEGYEWFPAVADFLAEFGDLLIRFKREDGGPDTIDLDACNASSGFDSRWVTEDYTRRIGQTKFCAIGQAYSNHMLLFMDEAGRVYGGFDDFLCLIGNSGAEAIEVICSNQRARIQEIPE from the coding sequence ATGTATAACTTCTCACCTTCCACGCTTGCATATCTGACCCAAGCCGGCTGGAAGGTTGAGCGAAAGGTATGGACCGTCAAGTATCGCGCTTTTCTGAGCGGTGAGGGCTATGAGTGGTTTCCCGCAGTAGCTGATTTTCTGGCTGAGTTCGGCGACCTCCTGATAAGATTTAAGCGGGAAGACGGTGGCCCCGATACCATCGACCTAGATGCGTGTAACGCCAGTTCTGGATTTGATTCGCGTTGGGTGACGGAAGATTATACCCGCCGAATCGGCCAGACGAAGTTCTGTGCCATTGGCCAAGCTTACAGCAACCACATGCTGCTGTTCATGGACGAGGCGGGCCGCGTGTACGGCGGCTTTGATGACTTCTTATGCCTCATCGGCAACAGCGGTGCCGAAGCTATTGAGGTCATTTGCTCGAATCAGCGGGCGCGCATACAGGAGATACCGGAGTAG
- a CDS encoding YbbC/YhhH family protein, with product MKHQVFLSLVVGLLSLASSAKAQTPKAEPQELASSPSFMPSGGFVPNAATAKRIAEAVWLPIYGKKVLSEKPYQATLNSKGVWVVEGSLPKDMDGGVAYIEISKRDGRILEVTHGK from the coding sequence ATGAAGCATCAGGTTTTTCTTTCGCTCGTTGTGGGCTTGCTGTCATTAGCCAGCAGCGCCAAGGCTCAAACCCCAAAAGCAGAGCCGCAAGAGCTCGCATCATCGCCGAGTTTCATGCCGAGTGGCGGGTTCGTGCCCAATGCGGCTACTGCCAAGCGCATCGCCGAAGCCGTCTGGCTGCCCATCTACGGCAAGAAAGTCCTGAGTGAAAAACCGTATCAGGCTACGCTAAACAGCAAAGGCGTGTGGGTAGTGGAAGGCTCCTTGCCCAAAGACATGGACGGCGGCGTGGCGTACATCGAAATCAGCAAGCGCGACGGCCGGATTCTGGAGGTTACTCATGGGAAATAA
- a CDS encoding DUF5615 family PIN-like protein, whose translation MTIWIDAHLSPLIAAWIKWKFPVEAVALRTLGLRDAEDEEIFRAAKAAGAVVLTKDADFRQLLDRFGPPPQIIWLTCGNTSNERLQEVLLATLPAAIELLEAGEPFVEIGNVLP comes from the coding sequence ATGACCATCTGGATTGACGCGCACCTCTCGCCGCTCATCGCGGCCTGGATAAAGTGGAAGTTCCCCGTGGAGGCCGTTGCCCTCCGCACGCTGGGCCTGCGCGATGCCGAAGACGAAGAAATATTCCGGGCTGCCAAAGCCGCTGGGGCCGTCGTGCTCACCAAAGACGCCGACTTCCGGCAATTACTCGACCGTTTCGGCCCGCCGCCGCAGATTATCTGGCTCACCTGTGGCAACACGTCCAACGAGCGGCTGCAAGAAGTGCTGCTGGCTACCCTGCCCGCCGCGATAGAATTACTGGAAGCTGGGGAGCCCTTTGTGGAAATCGGCAACGTGCTGCCTTAG